A stretch of DNA from Cannabis sativa cultivar Pink pepper isolate KNU-18-1 chromosome X, ASM2916894v1, whole genome shotgun sequence:
GTTGGCTAATTTGTTATGCAGTGGGTGAAAAATTCCACGATCCGGCTCTTATAGGCAACCTTCGTCGCGTGCTTGCTGATAGTAAATCAGATGGTGATGGTAAATCATCAGATGGTGATAGTAAATCATCAGATGGTGATGGTAAATCATCAGATGGTGATAGTAAATCATCAGATGGTAAGAGTCCATCATCATCAGGTGATAATAAAGCATCAGATGCTGAGAGTCCATCATCATCAGGTGATGGTAAAGCAGCAGATGCTGAGAGTCCATCATCATCAGGTGATGGTAAGGCGTCAGATGCTGAGGCTCCATCGGGTGATGATAAAGCACCAGCTGGTGGTGGTGCATCAGGTGGTGATGTTTTTGATGTCACCAAATATGGTGCGGTATCTGGTGAAAAAAATAATGTGCaggtaatataaatatataatgtatCAATCTCATGCATTGTAGTAAAcacttttgaaagaaaaaatgtTAATTTTTCATTCAGTTATATATCtaaattcatataattaattctaaattaaaaatgaaaacaaaattaTAGAGACCCTAGAAAAGTTTTGCTAGTTCTCAAATCTTCCAAACATGGCCTTGAACCCAAATAGATTACATGCATTAAATAAGTCATCTTTTGTTATTGGAATGAATATGAAAGAATTAAACATCTATGTTGGAAGAGTAGCAGTGTGACTTCTGTGATACGGTGAGACGAGGGGTAGTTGCATGCCCCACTCAAtcaattttgtttcttttaaaaactattacatatttttatatatatttgtggtCGTAAGCGTAATATCTCCTGAAAAAAATACATCctgaaaaaaatacatatttttatattttagtccatatgtgtattttttttttttttttttttttgtatttatacctcctctttagtataatttttttgcatttatgccttttttattataatgttttgtatttatatatgccCTTTCTTTTATGTAAAACTTTACACTTACACATTTTcatattctttttttatatattgacCCCACCACAAAAAATAAGTATCTTTAGTGACAAcattttagttacaatataaattttttgtaactaaatgtgacttttagccACAGCAAAATATTACtagtgactaaaatatagtaattaaatacaagttaatttagttttactcacaataagtattgtgactaaaaatacattgagtcacaataaattataatttttgtgattaatacttttagccacgaaccttttagtcacaacataataatgatttattattactcacaatttttttatttttaattacaaattttgttgttactaaagtaatttttttttgtagtaacACTAAAAATAAATCTTTTGGGCGTGAGGTTTAGAGGTCAAGGTATACATTAGCAAAAAGAAAGAattaagttaattaattaacaacCAACTAGGCAGTTTTTAATAATTGGGTAATGATGagtgacatatatatatttatgtgtgtGTAGGCATTTATGAAGACATGGGTAGCAGCATGTAAACAAGGGACAGGAAAAGCAAGGATTGTGATACCAGCAGGGACATTTTTGGTAGGGCCTGTGGTGTTTCAAGGGCCATGCAAAGCTTCGCCAATTGTTGTTGAGGTCCAAGGAACTGTCAAAGCCACCACCGACGTTAGTGAGTACTCTTCTCCTGAATGGTTCTCTTTTGAACAAATTACAGGCTTGCTTATCACTGGTAAAGGCACTTTCGATGGTCAAGGCCCCAAAGTTTGGAAGTTCAACGATTGTGATACTAACCCCGATTGCCAACATCTAGCTGCTGTAAGATCGatgctaattaattaattaataatatacatttaattattattattattattatgttaatatattaattattaatttgcaGTCATTCAAATTTACCGATGTGAAAAACGCCGTCGTTGATGGAATCACATCTTTGGACAGCAAATGGTTCCATTTTTTTGTATATAGAAGCAGTAACTTCACTTTCCAAAATGTGTTAGTAACTGCCCCAGGTGACAGCCCAAACACAGATGGTATT
This window harbors:
- the LOC115714906 gene encoding exopolygalacturonase isoform X1; this translates as MDKTTRIRRIEMVGIVLLLSFGWLICYAVGEKFHDPALIGNLRRVLADSKSDGDGKSSDGDSKSSDGDGKSSDGDSKSSDGKSPSSSGDNKASDAESPSSSGDGKAADAESPSSSGDGKASDAEAPSGDDKAPAGGGASGGDVFDVTKYGAVSGEKNNVQAFMKTWVAACKQGTGKARIVIPAGTFLVGPVVFQGPCKASPIVVEVQGTVKATTDVSEYSSPEWFSFEQITGLLITGKGTFDGQGPKVWKFNDCDTNPDCQHLAASFKFTDVKNAVVDGITSLDSKWFHFFVYRSSNFTFQNVLVTAPGDSPNTDGIHLSSATGVKILKTTIKTGDDCIAIVQDTHDVLVDGVSCGPGHGISIGSLGKWPADKGSTGIVVQNSIINGATNGARIKTWAGPTSGEASNIVFENIQMTNVKNPIIIDQNYGKYKDTPSKWKLSDIHFRKIKGTSASKVAVSLGCSSANPCDTVEMADIDLTFKGGEAQSVCANAKVKQGGTVKPVPCSTTGKPESGE
- the LOC115714906 gene encoding exopolygalacturonase isoform X2; this translates as MDKTTRIRRIEMVGIVLLLSFGWLICYAVGEKFHDPALIGNLRRVLADSKSDDGDGKSSDGDSKSSDGKSPSSSGDNKASDAESPSSSGDGKAADAESPSSSGDGKASDAEAPSGDDKAPAGGGASGGDVFDVTKYGAVSGEKNNVQAFMKTWVAACKQGTGKARIVIPAGTFLVGPVVFQGPCKASPIVVEVQGTVKATTDVSEYSSPEWFSFEQITGLLITGKGTFDGQGPKVWKFNDCDTNPDCQHLAASFKFTDVKNAVVDGITSLDSKWFHFFVYRSSNFTFQNVLVTAPGDSPNTDGIHLSSATGVKILKTTIKTGDDCIAIVQDTHDVLVDGVSCGPGHGISIGSLGKWPADKGSTGIVVQNSIINGATNGARIKTWAGPTSGEASNIVFENIQMTNVKNPIIIDQNYGKYKDTPSKWKLSDIHFRKIKGTSASKVAVSLGCSSANPCDTVEMADIDLTFKGGEAQSVCANAKVKQGGTVKPVPCSTTGKPESGE